The following proteins come from a genomic window of Cronobacter muytjensii ATCC 51329:
- a CDS encoding DUF2500 domain-containing protein: MSKPPLFFIVIIALIVAAASFRYVQQRREKTENDAAPVTQEDVVVASKREKPATGRLSREQQVAPPAQTVRYEATFRPQEGGAEMRFRLDEAHYHQLTVGDQGRLVYQGSRFLEFVPAPAR, from the coding sequence ATGAGTAAGCCACCGCTTTTTTTCATTGTTATCATTGCGTTAATCGTCGCGGCCGCCTCTTTTCGTTATGTACAGCAGCGGCGCGAGAAAACAGAAAATGACGCGGCCCCGGTCACACAGGAAGACGTGGTCGTCGCCAGCAAGCGGGAAAAACCCGCTACCGGAAGGCTTTCGCGTGAACAACAGGTCGCGCCGCCTGCGCAAACCGTGCGGTATGAGGCGACGTTTCGCCCGCAGGAAGGCGGGGCGGAGATGCGATTTCGGCTGGATGAAGCCCATTATCACCAGCTAACGGTCGGCGACCAGGGGCGGCTGGTGTATCAGGGCTCGCGGTTTCTGGAGTTTGTGCCCGCGCCTGCGCGTTAA
- the rsmD gene encoding 16S rRNA (guanine(966)-N(2))-methyltransferase, producing the protein MKKPTSSGSGQIRIIGGQWRGRKLPVPDSPGLRPTTDRVRETLFNWLAPYLVGARCLDCFAGSGALGLEALSRYAASATLLEMERGVAQQLQKNLATLKSSAGKVVNANTLNFLNQNGEPHDIVFVDPPFRKGLLEETLTLLETRGWLAPQALIYVESEVENGLPPVPASWQLHREKVAGQVAYRLYLRETQGEEHAD; encoded by the coding sequence ATGAAGAAACCAACCTCATCAGGTAGCGGCCAGATCCGCATCATTGGCGGACAGTGGCGCGGCAGAAAGCTGCCCGTGCCTGACAGCCCCGGCCTGCGCCCGACCACCGACCGCGTGCGCGAAACCTTATTTAACTGGCTGGCGCCTTATCTGGTTGGCGCGCGCTGCCTGGATTGCTTCGCGGGAAGCGGCGCGCTGGGCCTGGAGGCCCTCTCCCGTTACGCCGCCAGCGCGACGTTGCTGGAAATGGAGCGCGGCGTCGCGCAGCAGCTTCAGAAAAACCTTGCTACGCTCAAATCCAGCGCCGGGAAGGTAGTGAACGCTAACACACTTAACTTTCTCAATCAGAATGGCGAGCCGCACGACATCGTGTTTGTCGACCCGCCGTTTCGCAAAGGGCTGCTGGAAGAGACGTTAACCCTGCTGGAAACGCGCGGCTGGCTGGCGCCGCAGGCGCTGATTTATGTTGAAAGCGAAGTGGAAAATGGCCTGCCGCCGGTGCCTGCCAGCTGGCAGTTACACCGGGAAAAAGTCGCAGGCCAGGTGGCTTACCGGCTCTATCTGCGCGAGACACAAGGAGAGGAACATGCTGATTAA
- a CDS encoding DUF1145 family protein: protein MLINLGRLLMLGVWGFLVLNLIQPFPRPLNIFVNVALFFMIIMHILQLSLLRATQPKDAPPLSRFEQARIFIFGVFELIAWQKKQKTPR from the coding sequence ATGCTGATTAATCTGGGTCGTCTGCTGATGCTGGGCGTGTGGGGCTTTCTGGTGCTGAACCTGATCCAGCCATTCCCGCGTCCGCTAAATATTTTCGTCAACGTGGCGTTATTTTTCATGATAATCATGCATATTCTGCAATTATCGCTGCTGCGCGCCACACAGCCTAAAGACGCCCCGCCGTTAAGCCGCTTTGAGCAGGCGCGTATTTTTATCTTCGGCGTATTTGAACTGATCGCCTGGCAGAAAAAGCAGAAAACGCCGCGTTAA